The genomic interval GTTTTTGCTTTTTCACTCCAGTTTTTGAACGCGGATAAAATCGCCTTGACGAAGTAGAAATCGAATGCGATGATTAAAAGGCATCCTACAATAAGAAAGGGTAATCTGCCCATTTTTATGTTAAATATTAAAAGATACTTTTAAAACAGACTAGGCATTGAAATCAATGTCATCATCTTCGTCCTCTTCAGGATCAGTATTAAATAAACTGTCAAACATATCAGAGAAACCGAAACCACCACTCAGGTATTTTTTATTCAACTGAGAGTATTCTGCAAGTCCATGTAAGGCAAACTCCATTAATAAAAGGGTTTGATTAGCACTTAGTTTAGGATGGAACTGTTTAACCAGCTCATTCAGGCCAGCAACTTGCATGAGCTCTTTTTTATATTGAGACTCTGTCAGGTTATCAGCAATATCCAGTGTGTTGCCATCTGTGAACCAATCTGTGATCAATTGATAAGGATTTGCAGTTTTGTTTTTCTTTGCTTTCTCCGGATCAGGGAAGTAACGGTTGAACAAGCTTTTGATCGCTTTACCAATTAAGATATTCGCAACTTTAGCGGGGCCTTCAAGTTCTCCTTCATAAACCAATTCAATTTTACCTGTTACTGCCGGTATAATTCCTGTCAGATCAGCAAGTCTTACGAAGGTCTTCTTTTCTCCGTTGACCAGCATCCTTCTTTCGGCAGTACTGATCAGGTTTTCGTAAGCAGAAATTGTTAAACGTGCTGATACACCGGATTTTTGATCAATGAACTCACTTTTGCGCGCTTCAAAAGCAACTTGCTCAATCAAATCTTTCACTAAACCATCAGCTTCGATTAGTTTTTGTGCTTCAGTGATCTTTGCCTCCTGGAAAGTGATTTTACGGGAGATCGCTATGGTTTTAGGGTAGTGAGTAAGGATCTGACTTTCTATCCTGTCTTTCAACGGAGTTACAATTGATCCCCTGTTGGTATAATCCTCCGGGTTCGCTGTAAATACAAACTGTACATCCAGAGGAAGACGTAATTTAAATCCCCTGATCTGAATATCTTTTTCCTGAAGCATATTAAACAAGGCTACCTGTATCCTTGCCTGTAAATCCGGTAGCTCATTGATGACGAAAATACTGCGGTGTGCTCTTGGAATTAACCCAAAGTGGATCACACGCTCATCATTATAAGTTAATTTCAGTGTAGCGGCTTTAATCGGGTCCATATCGCCAATTAAATCGGCTACGGTTACATCCGGGGTCGCTAATTTCTCCGTATAACGGTCTGAACGGTGCTGCCAGCTGATCGGTGTCGCATCATCATGTGCAGCAACTTCCTGTTTTCCGAACCAGGATATTGGATTCAAAGGATCATCAAAGATTTCACTTCCGGTGATATAAGGGATATATTCATCAAGCAGGTTAACCATTAAACGTGCAATACGTGTTTTGGCCTGGCCCCTTAAGCCCAGTAGTAAAATGTTGTGTCTGGATAAAATCGCGGTCTGAAGTTCAGGAATAACAGTTTCATCATAACCAAGGATACCCTCAAAACCAGCATCTTTATTTTGAAGCTGCTGTATCAGGTTCTTGCGCAATTCGTCTTTTACTGTTAGGGAGATGTAATTTGAGGCTTTTAATTCGCCAAGAGTTTTAATTGAGGTTTGCTCCATAGGTGTATTTGCCCGGATTAACGGACTATTTTTCTTCGGTTTTTAATATAATCTTCAAAAATGTACTCGCCTAAACCAGTTAAGGAGCTGTAAAATGCCCTTCCTCCGTTTATTTCTGTAAACTCCCTTACAAATTGTTGTAAATAAGGGTCCTGGGCAATCATAAAGGTCGTAATCGGGATATTCAGGCGCTTGCACTGTGCAGCCATATTTAAGGTTTTATT from Pedobacter sp. WC2423 carries:
- a CDS encoding sigma 54-interacting transcriptional regulator, with product MEQTSIKTLGELKASNYISLTVKDELRKNLIQQLQNKDAGFEGILGYDETVIPELQTAILSRHNILLLGLRGQAKTRIARLMVNLLDEYIPYITGSEIFDDPLNPISWFGKQEVAAHDDATPISWQHRSDRYTEKLATPDVTVADLIGDMDPIKAATLKLTYNDERVIHFGLIPRAHRSIFVINELPDLQARIQVALFNMLQEKDIQIRGFKLRLPLDVQFVFTANPEDYTNRGSIVTPLKDRIESQILTHYPKTIAISRKITFQEAKITEAQKLIEADGLVKDLIEQVAFEARKSEFIDQKSGVSARLTISAYENLISTAERRMLVNGEKKTFVRLADLTGIIPAVTGKIELVYEGELEGPAKVANILIGKAIKSLFNRYFPDPEKAKKNKTANPYQLITDWFTDGNTLDIADNLTESQYKKELMQVAGLNELVKQFHPKLSANQTLLLMEFALHGLAEYSQLNKKYLSGGFGFSDMFDSLFNTDPEEDEDDDIDFNA